A portion of the Apteryx mantelli isolate bAptMan1 chromosome 29, bAptMan1.hap1, whole genome shotgun sequence genome contains these proteins:
- the FGFR1 gene encoding fibroblast growth factor receptor 1 isoform X2 — protein MLTWRCLILWAVLVAATLSAARPAPTLPEQDALPSAEDDDDEDDSSSEEKEADNTKPNQAVAPYWTYPEKMEKKLHAVPAAKTVKFKCPSGGTPNPTLRWLKNGKEFKPDHRIGGYKVRYATWSIIMDSVVPSDKGNYTCIVENKYGSINHTYQLDVVERSPHRPILQAGLPANKTVALGSNVEFVCKVYSDPQPHIQWLKHIEVNGSKIGPDNLPYVQILKTAGVNTTDKEMEVLHLRNVSFEDAGEYTCLAGNSIGISHHSAWLTVLEAIEDAPAMMTSPLYLEIIIYCTGAFLISCMVVTVIIYKMKSTTKKTDFNSQLAVHKLAKSIPLRRQVSADSSSSMNSGVMLVRPSRLSSSGTPMLAGVSEYELPEDPRWELPRDRLILGKPLGEGCFGQVVLAEAIGLDKDKPNRVTKVAVKMLKPDATEKDLSDLISEMEMMKMIGKHKNIINLLGACTQDGPLYVIVEYASKGNLREYLQARRPPGMEYCYNPSRVPEEQLSFKDLVSCAYQVARGMEYLASKKCIHRDLAARNVLVTEDNVMKIADFGLARDIHHIDYYKKTTNGRLPVKWMAPEALFDRIYTHQSDVWSFGVLLWEIFTLGGSPYPGVPVEELFKLLKEGHRMDKPSNCTNELYMMMRDCWHAVPSQRPTFKQLVEDLDRIVAMTSNQEYLDLSMPLDQYSPGFPDTRSSTCSSGEDSVFSHDPLPDEPCLPKYPPQHTNGGMKRH, from the exons ACGCGCTCCCCTCTGCGGAGGATGATGACGACGAAGATGACTCCTCCTCGGAGGAGAAGGAGGCGGATAACACCAAGCCGAACC AGGCCGTGGCTCCCTACTGGACCTATCCCGAGAAGATGGAGAAGAAGCTCCACGCCGTCCCCGCGGCCAAAACGGTGAAGTTCAAGTGTCCGTCGGGCGGGACGCCCAACCCCACGCTGCGCTGGCTGAAGAACGGCAAGGAGTTCAAGCCCGACCACCGCATCGGGGGCTACAAG GTCCGCTACGCGACCTGGAGCATCATCATGGACTCGGTGGTGCCCTCCGACAAGGGCAACTACACCTGCATCGTGGAGAACAAGTACGGGAGCATCAACCACACCTACCAGCTGGACGTCGTGG AGCGCTCCCCGCACCGGCCCATCCTGCAAGCCGGCCTCCCGGCCAACAAGACGGTGGCGCTGGGCAGCAACGTGGAGTTTGTGTGCAAGGTGTAcagcgacccccagccccacatccagTGGCTGAAGCACATCGAGGTGAACGGCAGCAAGATCGGCCCCGACAACCTGCCCTACGTGCAGATCCTGAAG ACGGCTGGAGTTAACACAACAGACAAAGAAATGGAAGTCCTTCACTTAAGGAATGTCTCATTTGAGGATGCTGGGGAGTATACATGTTTGGCGGGTAATTCTATTGGGATCTCCCATCACTCTGCATGGTTGACAGTGCTCGAAG CTATTGAAGACGCTCCTGCCATGATGACGTCCCCCCTCTACCTGGAGATCATCATTTACTGCACGGGGGCCTTCCTCATCTCCTGCATGGTGGTGACCGTCATCATCTACAAGATGAAGAGCACCACCAAGAAGACCGACTTCAACAGCCAGCTGGCCGTGCACAAGCTGGCCAAGAGCATCCCGCTGCGCAGACAG gTGTCGGCCGACTCCAGCTCCTCCATGAACTCGGGGGTGATGCTGGTCCGGCCCTCGCGGCTCTCCTCCAGCGGCACCCCCATGCTGGCCGGCGTCTCCGAGTACGAGCTGCCCGAGGACCCGCGCTGGGAGCTGCCGCGGGACAg GCTGATCCTGGGCAAGCCGCTGGGAGAAGGCTGCTTCGGGCAGGTGGTGCTGGCGGAAGCCATCGGCCTCGACAAGGACAAGCCCAACCGCGTGACCAAAGTGGCGGTGAAGATGCTCAAGC CCGACGCCACGGAGAAGGACTTGTCCGACCTCATCTCCGAGATGGAGATGATGAAGATGATCGGCAAGCACAAGAACATCATCAACCTGCTGGGAGCCTGCACGCAGGACG GCCCGCTCTACGTGATAGTGGAGTACGCCTCCAAGGGCAACCTGCGGGAGTACCTGCAagcccggcggccgcccggcATGGAGTACTGCTACAACCCCAGCCGCGTCCCcgaggagcagctctccttcaaGGACCTGGTGTCCTGCGCCTACCAGGTGGCCCGCGGCATGGAGTACCTGGCCTCCAAGAAG TGCATCCACAGGGACCTGGCGGCCAGGAACGTCCTGGTGACCGAAGACAACGTGATGAAGATCGCTGACTTCGGCCTCGCCCGCGACATCCACCACATAGATTACTACAAGAAGACGACTAAC GGCCGCTTGCCGGTGAAGTGGATGGCTCCAGAGGCCTTGTTCGACCGAATATACACTCATCAGAGCGACGT GTGGTCCTTCGGCGTGCTGCTGTGGGAGATCTTCACGCTGGGCGGCTCGCCCTACCCCGGCGTGCCGGTCGAGGAGCTCTTCAAGCTGCTGAAGGAAGGCCACCGGATGGACAAGCCCAGCAACTGCACCAACGAGCT GTACATGATGATGCGGGATTGCTGGCACGCCGTGCCCTCGCAGAGACCCACGTTTAAGCAGCTGGTGGAAGACCTGGATAGGATCGTGGCCATGACCTCCAACCAG GAGTACCTGGATCTCTCCATGCCGCTGGATCAGTATTCCCCCGGTTTCCCGGACACCCGCAGCTCTACCTGCTCCTCGGGAGAGGACTCCGTTTTTTCCCACGACCCCCTCCCGGACGAGCCCTGTCTTCCCAAGTACCCGCCCCAGCACACCAACGGCGGGATGAAACGACactga
- the FGFR1 gene encoding fibroblast growth factor receptor 1 isoform X1: MLTWRCLILWAVLVAATLSAARPAPTLPEQVLPKAQIEVESYSAHPGDLLQLRCRLRDDVQSINWVRDGVQLAENNRTRITGEEVEVRDAVPEDSGLYACMTNSPSGSETTYFSVNVSDALPSAEDDDDEDDSSSEEKEADNTKPNQAVAPYWTYPEKMEKKLHAVPAAKTVKFKCPSGGTPNPTLRWLKNGKEFKPDHRIGGYKVRYATWSIIMDSVVPSDKGNYTCIVENKYGSINHTYQLDVVERSPHRPILQAGLPANKTVALGSNVEFVCKVYSDPQPHIQWLKHIEVNGSKIGPDNLPYVQILKTAGVNTTDKEMEVLHLRNVSFEDAGEYTCLAGNSIGISHHSAWLTVLEAIEDAPAMMTSPLYLEIIIYCTGAFLISCMVVTVIIYKMKSTTKKTDFNSQLAVHKLAKSIPLRRQVSADSSSSMNSGVMLVRPSRLSSSGTPMLAGVSEYELPEDPRWELPRDRLILGKPLGEGCFGQVVLAEAIGLDKDKPNRVTKVAVKMLKPDATEKDLSDLISEMEMMKMIGKHKNIINLLGACTQDGPLYVIVEYASKGNLREYLQARRPPGMEYCYNPSRVPEEQLSFKDLVSCAYQVARGMEYLASKKCIHRDLAARNVLVTEDNVMKIADFGLARDIHHIDYYKKTTNGRLPVKWMAPEALFDRIYTHQSDVWSFGVLLWEIFTLGGSPYPGVPVEELFKLLKEGHRMDKPSNCTNELYMMMRDCWHAVPSQRPTFKQLVEDLDRIVAMTSNQEYLDLSMPLDQYSPGFPDTRSSTCSSGEDSVFSHDPLPDEPCLPKYPPQHTNGGMKRH; this comes from the exons TTCTGCCCAAAGCGCAAATCGAAGTGGAGTCCTATTCAGCCCACCCTGGCGACCTCCTCCAGCTGCGCTGCCGGCTGAGAGATGACGTCCAGAGCATCAACTGGGTGCGAGACGGGGTCCAGCTGGCGGAGAACAACCGGACGCGCATTACCGGGGAGGAGGTAGAGGTCAGGGACGCGGTGCCCGAGGACTCGGGGCTCTATGCCTGCATGACCAACAGCCCCTCGGGAAGCGAGACCACCTACTTCTCCGTGAACGTCTCAG ACGCGCTCCCCTCTGCGGAGGATGATGACGACGAAGATGACTCCTCCTCGGAGGAGAAGGAGGCGGATAACACCAAGCCGAACC AGGCCGTGGCTCCCTACTGGACCTATCCCGAGAAGATGGAGAAGAAGCTCCACGCCGTCCCCGCGGCCAAAACGGTGAAGTTCAAGTGTCCGTCGGGCGGGACGCCCAACCCCACGCTGCGCTGGCTGAAGAACGGCAAGGAGTTCAAGCCCGACCACCGCATCGGGGGCTACAAG GTCCGCTACGCGACCTGGAGCATCATCATGGACTCGGTGGTGCCCTCCGACAAGGGCAACTACACCTGCATCGTGGAGAACAAGTACGGGAGCATCAACCACACCTACCAGCTGGACGTCGTGG AGCGCTCCCCGCACCGGCCCATCCTGCAAGCCGGCCTCCCGGCCAACAAGACGGTGGCGCTGGGCAGCAACGTGGAGTTTGTGTGCAAGGTGTAcagcgacccccagccccacatccagTGGCTGAAGCACATCGAGGTGAACGGCAGCAAGATCGGCCCCGACAACCTGCCCTACGTGCAGATCCTGAAG ACGGCTGGAGTTAACACAACAGACAAAGAAATGGAAGTCCTTCACTTAAGGAATGTCTCATTTGAGGATGCTGGGGAGTATACATGTTTGGCGGGTAATTCTATTGGGATCTCCCATCACTCTGCATGGTTGACAGTGCTCGAAG CTATTGAAGACGCTCCTGCCATGATGACGTCCCCCCTCTACCTGGAGATCATCATTTACTGCACGGGGGCCTTCCTCATCTCCTGCATGGTGGTGACCGTCATCATCTACAAGATGAAGAGCACCACCAAGAAGACCGACTTCAACAGCCAGCTGGCCGTGCACAAGCTGGCCAAGAGCATCCCGCTGCGCAGACAG gTGTCGGCCGACTCCAGCTCCTCCATGAACTCGGGGGTGATGCTGGTCCGGCCCTCGCGGCTCTCCTCCAGCGGCACCCCCATGCTGGCCGGCGTCTCCGAGTACGAGCTGCCCGAGGACCCGCGCTGGGAGCTGCCGCGGGACAg GCTGATCCTGGGCAAGCCGCTGGGAGAAGGCTGCTTCGGGCAGGTGGTGCTGGCGGAAGCCATCGGCCTCGACAAGGACAAGCCCAACCGCGTGACCAAAGTGGCGGTGAAGATGCTCAAGC CCGACGCCACGGAGAAGGACTTGTCCGACCTCATCTCCGAGATGGAGATGATGAAGATGATCGGCAAGCACAAGAACATCATCAACCTGCTGGGAGCCTGCACGCAGGACG GCCCGCTCTACGTGATAGTGGAGTACGCCTCCAAGGGCAACCTGCGGGAGTACCTGCAagcccggcggccgcccggcATGGAGTACTGCTACAACCCCAGCCGCGTCCCcgaggagcagctctccttcaaGGACCTGGTGTCCTGCGCCTACCAGGTGGCCCGCGGCATGGAGTACCTGGCCTCCAAGAAG TGCATCCACAGGGACCTGGCGGCCAGGAACGTCCTGGTGACCGAAGACAACGTGATGAAGATCGCTGACTTCGGCCTCGCCCGCGACATCCACCACATAGATTACTACAAGAAGACGACTAAC GGCCGCTTGCCGGTGAAGTGGATGGCTCCAGAGGCCTTGTTCGACCGAATATACACTCATCAGAGCGACGT GTGGTCCTTCGGCGTGCTGCTGTGGGAGATCTTCACGCTGGGCGGCTCGCCCTACCCCGGCGTGCCGGTCGAGGAGCTCTTCAAGCTGCTGAAGGAAGGCCACCGGATGGACAAGCCCAGCAACTGCACCAACGAGCT GTACATGATGATGCGGGATTGCTGGCACGCCGTGCCCTCGCAGAGACCCACGTTTAAGCAGCTGGTGGAAGACCTGGATAGGATCGTGGCCATGACCTCCAACCAG GAGTACCTGGATCTCTCCATGCCGCTGGATCAGTATTCCCCCGGTTTCCCGGACACCCGCAGCTCTACCTGCTCCTCGGGAGAGGACTCCGTTTTTTCCCACGACCCCCTCCCGGACGAGCCCTGTCTTCCCAAGTACCCGCCCCAGCACACCAACGGCGGGATGAAACGACactga